Part of the Benincasa hispida cultivar B227 chromosome 11, ASM972705v1, whole genome shotgun sequence genome, ATCTTTTAATTTCTACAATTTAATCTAGTCCATCTTATTTAAATCAACCAACACTTATTTATCAATCAGGTATGTCATATGTCATTATTAGGTTAGtatttttgataattaaattacGTCGAaccatatattttaaagtttagataCTATCAAGAATAGTTGACCTTCCAAGATGAAGATCATCACCCAGGAGAATGGCACCCATAGCAGCAGCAATAGCAATGGACAATGGCCTAAAACTAGACACATAAACAGGGCCCTTCAAGTTTAGTCCCCATGTGTGGATGGCAGCCACAAAAGACTGCCCCATCAAACCCtacatatataaaaacaaaaattggtttatttatttattaattaattacaaaattaaccatatattaataaatataatcattaattttaatcttacCGAGTTCAAAATTAATAGAAAACTGATTGGATTTGTTAGCTTCCAACCGCTGATTTCTGTTTCTGCTATCAAACAAATTGGCGCTGTTAAAACTGCCTGGATAACGTAGTATACTGCCACCACACTTACCTCATCTGGGTAAATTTTTATGATTTGGGTCTGTCATTTTGTTAAAATCACTATTAGAACAATATGGACTCTCATTTTGGTGCAAATAttactcttttatttatttatttatttattttttaattttttaatcttagACCAAGtctaaacttttttaaataataatatctcaTGAGtagaaatagtatttataaacttaatttataaAAACCAAATTGTTATTGTTGTTTGATAATTGTTTGGGACCCATTTGGTGaccattttgtattttgtttttgtttttgaaaattaagcctatatcaccaacattttttttatcacgaTTTATATCATCCTTAAGTACAATGATtcaattcttagccaaattccaaaaacaaaaacaattttttaaaagctatttttttcagttctcaaaattttgactttgtttttcaaataattggtaaaaagtagataacaaaggaagaaatttggaggagaaagtagtgtccatatgcttaattttaaaaaatgaaaacaaaaaacaaagtggttaccaaacagggttttgatttttggtttttagtttttacaaaTTGTGTTTATTTTACTCACAATTGCAAATATTTACATGAACTTTTGAATAaccaattttcaaattgaaaataaaaacaagtttttgaaaactatttttttaggttgttctttgataactatttgattttttaatttttagtttttgaaaattgtactTGTTTTCACACAATTTCTTACCCGTTTTAATATTCGTTATGTAAAAATATGAACTATGAACAAATTTTTAGAAGCAGAAGCTTTTTGAAACTAATTTTTAgtgttcaaaatttgactttgattttgaaaacatttctaaaatataaacaacaaaacataaaaactaATAGATGAAAGTGGTGTTggtaagtttaattttttaaaaccaaatataaaagacaaaatgttatcaaataaggccttagttttcaaatttttgttgtgATTTTTCTCCTAAAATCTAGACAACAAAACATAGAAATCAATAGATGTAAGTGTTGTTTatagcttaattttaaaaaacaaaaaattatgaTTCCATTTGgtaccatttggttttttttatttttgtttttaaaaattaagcccatAGATACTACTTCcatttctaaatttcttcatttattatctactgTTTGTcattggtttaaaaaaccatttcaaaatttgaaaactaagaaaaagaagttttagaaaattatttttttattttaaaatttggcttagaATTCAACttttgtacttaagaaatatgtaaaaCATAGTAAGAAATATAGAAGAAATatgctcaattttcaaaaaccaaaaaccaaaaacaaaattattactAAATTGGACCTAAATAGTTTCCAAACAttgcaattttaatttttttttttttttttttttttggcttttagtagttattttgattattcattaagtttatgtttatatacTTAAAACGttgaaaaaatgttttaaaaaagtgAACAATAAAAACAAAGGGAACTAGATATAAACAAACCTAtaaaagaaaaaccattttttttgttttttttcaagaatattTTATAGTTTAGGAATAATTAGGGAGGTGTTATTTTGGAAAAGAGAATTACCTGAAGAATGTACCAAAAGGAGTTGGAAAggtattgaaaaacaaaacaaaggcCACCCATTATCCAATTGGGCTGTGGATGTGAAGAGCCCAAAGGGGGATTTTGATAAAGGCCCAATTCTTTTGGGCCATGAGAATATGGGTTTGATATGACAATTGGGCCTTTGTACAAAACCACTACCAAAGCACCTGATATGGACACTGCCGACCCCACTATTTTCACTATGCTGCTGCTTCTTTTCATATCTATCTTTTCCATCCTAACCATAGAGAAAAGTAGTTTAGAGAGTTATTAACTCCAAGTAAAGTGCTTGGAATTTAAAAGAAGTTAGATACAAGCTAAATATATATGCTACATGGTCTCTAATCTTTTAGGCAATTCTTGATTTGGTCTTGGTCAATTAGAGCCCGAGAAATGGATATATGATTAAgttattgttttattaatatatattaagaaTAGGAGTGAGCATGGACACTCAAGAAACTTATCCGAATGATCGAAATTGGCCGAACCGAACATTAAAAGTCGAATTTTCAGCTAGATAGGTCAGGGTCGATTTTTTCAAAACACTGAAAAAGATCGTCCAGCACCGATCGTCAGTTGCTCTGAACCCGACCGCTACCAacccattttttaaatatatattaattaaatatataatataataaaaaaaataaatataatatattaaatgttagTATAATATAAAAGGccaaaagttaataataattgGCAGATGATAAGCCCCAACTCCAAGGCCCAATCCACCTCACGAAAATGGAAAAATCTGAAGGAATTGAATCTTGCAACAGAAACTTTGTGAACGCCTTGCATTTCGCAATCtgaattttacattaaaaaattcagtatactaaaatagaatataaacatgtaatagaGCATGCTTTAGGAAAATgattagaaccattcttacttTTGTAGATTCTCAAGCTTCACGAACACTCATTTACTTACCTTAagatgggaaggagtgaattccatcttgcattattatgttcctagcaCCCCATTCggtcttgtccctaaaatggtaggcatatagGATCGGGGAACTGGCCatcctcacccatacaaatcaaaagacaatccctcgtgaataggagttcataatatactcggGATTAAAACTAAGTTTCCTAGGTCattctattgaaataggaatctaactagttaacggtgttacatctagtggttactattttgcggcccaatcttatgtaaactcattgcatagaatacctccactcgcatgtcaatTACACGAATgcattggatcattgtgtttgtatcatacaaagtgggtcatgtccatagtgttaccaggatgagggacccagccttatccctatactatagttCCTTCAGGCTGTATTTTGAATATTGATCcatgtatgtcttcacatacaattcaagactcaCAAGGTAGctttgaatgttagtttattgggtttagggttattaagacaaaagtaaacaaacaacacaaacaataacatttatcgaattaacatctataattcTTATTATAAAGAGGATTGTTCATCAagtttgggaatctacaaaggtaagaataaTTCTAATCTTTTttcctaaagcatgctatattacatgtttatattctgttttagtatacttaatttgtttatgtaaaatttgAATTCGGGATGCAAGGTGTTCACAATACTTCCGCTGCTggatttgatcccttcaatTGGCATGAGAGCTAATTTCTTGCATCTACGTTCTTCGTAttttttgaagaaacaaaatCAGTTTAGAGGTGGGTTTAATATTCTGCATTTGGAATGTTTGAATGTCGGTTTGCAAGATTGGATGTTTTCGATTTTGGGATGtagattacttttaatttgattaaattgtaagGGTCCATTGTATTTTTTGGGCAATTTAATTATTGCTTCAAGTCTGTAAATCCATGTCAGTCGAAAGAGAAATGGTGAAGAGATTGGAAAGAAATGGAAGTATTCGGGGCAAGTTCAAAGCCAAAAACGATGTGAACAATAACCTTTTGCTGCTGAATGTCACTACGTTGCTAtaacaacattgcaatgctacaagGCAGATGCAACACAAAGTagtcgtagcattgcaatgctgccttCAGCATTGCAATGTTCCAAGTTTCGATGGAGTGCCGGCGGCGCGCGCAAGGACGGTTCAATTGCTGCTATGACCTGATTCCctttgtattatttaattaatattaattaactaaattaatataatagttatattaatttaatcaattaattttacattaggGTGCCAAAATCAGTCTAATTTTtgttgttaaattaatttaattatgcatttggatggatgtttaaattaatttttaaatttatattacatattgtatgtcatatagattaaaaaatacccacctttggataaacatgtacatgcatcataaataaatataaaggattatattttatagatgtaTGATGTATCacgatataagtgttatgttagtgatgtatgattaacctaagcatgtccatgcatcatactatatattaaaatttttataataagtAGTAAAATGATGTACGTGAATGCTTGTTTTTTATGTATGActtatataagtattatatttatcaaatgaaaatggaatttgcattgagcatgacattacttagataaatataattattgtatttaatcGATGTCTTTCGATGAAAATTTAAAGGTTTAATAAAGCGTTAAAATATAAGTGTGATAGTTTTAATGAGatagtttaaaatctataatcaagagtttaaaatctataatcaagagttgcatacaaacataggttcaaattaattttaaatagtttaaaattaattaagccAGACCTATGTTTTTTCTAATGGGGTTaggaataggttaatctttttaatttgttttaataggattaaaataaatttaattaaaagattaaatttataaaataattacccaTAAAAgatctttgtctaaggaaggttttgTCTAGGATGGGATATTTAAAttgatggaaacggaacacctctacctgggaaccagcctagaaggtgaattgggcaaatattttataagcatgcaataagtgattgatttaattaaaagagtttaataaatgaaatcaaatcttgttaaatttttcaatataaatgttatattgagcaaatttaaaAGGACTTAGATAAGTTCATTAGCCAAGTTTTAacaaagtataataaaatcctaaaaatattaaaatactttagtgggaggatgttggtatatgtgatatatcaaaattcaactctcacgtccctaagagttcacaccatgaaaTTCATGCCTGACTTTGTGTTGCCCCAGGTATAACATCCTTtcagaaagtatttgcatgggtcaataacaaggtgaatgaggaaaatgttcatagtaagtgggaaaggGACGTGTGTCAATGtatcctacagtctcctccattaggttacaccatgagattcctatggtctGCCTACGTGTCATCCTGGAGCGACCATCCCTTTGGAGGGTCTGATCATGTGGGTTGAATAACGCAAACTCTAGCAATGGATaaggtttcttaggttaatcttcaacggatgtttttttccctttgatAGCCTATTGAAGCGTACCTCTGAAATCTAAAAATGGGAGGGTCGCACTTACTGGatgaattaagttagttaatgaatccttgaccgAAATAATGGTAGCTAAaagctataggaataagagttattttggtgttAGTGATTAGCTGAGATTATTTGAATACAAGGGAGGAGTAGCTGATCACTCTTCAATGGTGTTactctaaacctctgaagtatcattgcaaaaacaaaaatcaatattttaattaggATTCTATGATTACAtatgtttttgctaaattgattggattattaagtaatgggttatgacaaatataactaatacggTCAATTGATTATTGTATATTTTAGCTTGTCTTCCACAATCATATATTTGcttaaaaaagagaaattaacCAGTGAAAACTATGCGACATGGAAATCTAACCTGAATACGATTCTGGTTCTTGATGATTTGCATTTTACCTTgatagaggaatgtcctccaatccCTACTCGAAATGCATCCCAAGCATTGGAGGATACTTATGACCATTGGACGAAGGCATGAGGCCATGATGTCTTCATGTATGTCTTCATgttagatcatggagtccctccaGGAGATGTTTGGATAACCGTCCATTTAGATCTGGCATAAGGCcctcaagtacatttacaatgtGTGCATGAAAGAAAGGGAATAAGTGAGAGTACATGTTCTCGACCTGATGATCTAGTTTAATGTCGTTGAAACAAACGATGTTGGTCATCGACGAGCAAAGTTAGGTgtcctttattttagaatctcttctgaagaatttcttcaatttcGCAAGAATgcggttatgaataaaatacagTCCAATTTGACTACCCTTTTAAATGAGTTCCAAAATTTTGAGTCCCTTATGAAAGGTAAGGGACCAGTAGAAGGAGAGGCATATGTTGCccattccaaaaagttccataagggttcatcctctggaactaagtttgttcCTTTGACCTCTGGTTCTAAAAAGATCCAAAGAATAAAGAAGGGAAGAGGAAGGCTCTCGCTGCTGGGAAAAGGCAAGGGCAAAACTAAGGCTGACAAGGATTAATACTTCCACTGTAATGTGGATGGTCAATGGAAATGCAATTTCCCCAAGTACCTTGctatgaagaagaaagagaaagaaggtaagtatgatttacttgttctgaaaacttgtttagtggaaatgACCATAAtgtctggatacttgattcaagaGCCACTAAtcttgtttgttcttcttttcagggagTTAGTTCCTTCTAATAACTTGAATAGGATGAAATGATGCTCAAGTTTGGAACGGGAGACACCATTTCAGCTCATGTATTGGGAGCTactaagttgttttttggaagtAGATTTCTGTTTTTAGAAAACCtatatatttttctcaaaatgaGGAGGAACTTTGTTTCTATTTTCTGTTTAATAGAACAATCAtgctttgtttcttttaattcaaatgaagcgttcattatgaaaaatggtgtgattATTTGTTCAactaaactagaagacaacttatatgtgttaagatcaactgaatcaaaagcacttttaaatcataaGATATTTAAAACTGCTAATACTCAAATAAAAAGGAGAAGAATTTCTCCATGTAacaatgatatatatttttggcatttgagattaggccacataaatctcgataAGATCAGgaaattggtaaagaatggacatctaagcaagttagaagatgattcattacctttATATGAATCTtgtctcgaaggaaaaatgattaaaattccttttagtggaaaagatTATAAAGTTAGAGAACCCTTAGAGTTCATACATTCGGATATTTGTGGTCCAACGAATGTAAAGGCTAGAAAAGGGTACAAATACTATTAGGATTGATgttctaaagtctcgtgtcctgtagtttgtaaacagtttgtatgaatgcttgtgttgtataatatatgatatttacttcacatcttgtatttttgctcagttgcttgttttattttctttaccacaaaccaataaacataaaatccctggttatttgtatgtgactcaagcatgtatgtggtgacatacaagtggatcatgtattgagtgataaccaaaatggtctgtagtatatggatataggagggaaatcttatcctggtaacgttaggatgcggcccgctttgtggaatggtcacaagtattgtgacttgtcacagatggtctgatcctgatcattcgtgttggggacatacaagtgggggcgtcttatacaaagagtttgtataagacctaaccacagagtgttaacgtctcgttatataacaccgttcatgacagagacttcacttcactaggatgatcataggtaacatgacctcaatcctgaatgagttgggaactcctgccattgagggcggtcctttgatttgtatgggtgtgagtggccaggtcgccgattcaaacctaccattttgggaattcgtctgatttgggagtcggaaactcagttacacaagatgaaattcactccttccccgaggcaggaataagtagatagatagctcccttaagggctgatttcgaggcttgaatgatgtggcatgACACATCTTCTCTTGCCTCAGATGAGTTTGCACATAtttggattatgttgtattgttcattagaggaatcagtggtacttaaggagtgagatgtaactacagggacaaaacggtaatttaacccagctgtacttacgagcatctgtgaagggtcatcgttcggacgtgggttagtggaaATGTGTCGATTATTataaccgatgaaataaaaatgaaattgtttcatctTGAATCGTTTAATCGTCtgtccaaaaagaaaaagagatcaCGCTGGTGAAAAGTAATCGATCGCTTAAGCATTTCGAGAGCCTATCCGATAGTCATTCTCCGCCTAAACAATCGTCCAcctcgcacctaaacgatcgcacactagttcctacacgatcgcatagctttcctaaacgatcgtagtgtgtgccgagtttgctaaacgatcgtataccatttcctaaatgatcgttcagtaaaacctacacgatcgtatagtttcttttaaacgataagcattttgctatgcgatagcgccttttcctctcccacttgcttatcgcctacatgatctggtcttcctccttcctctaccaaattcaccaaagaccacgctttgggttctcactccgagaatacccggggctcttttctggtggtgtcatcctcgttgtgttcgtgttcgTACAGTTATGCGTGCTACTGCAGCCGCTTCTGTTGGGTGTTGATAGATCTCGTGGAGGTTTCCGTTGCGTTGAGTttcgaagattgaagattgtcttcaactggtatggcaactcTCTCCCTCGTTTATTTTTGTTCATAGTATGCCGATAATtaatgtttgtttgcataattgtacgtttgaatgtatattgttgtatttcagtcactgtgagatcggagtgatccaaacgcgctcatgaaactcttcggtaagagatccttcaattggtatcgaAGTTCTCTGattcaaggtatggttacttatacccaatggaacataagtttgaagcatttgaaaagttcaaagtgtataaggttgaagttgaaaacctatcaagtaaaacaattaaaatacttTGATCTGACCGAGGTGGaaagtacatggatttagaattccaggactatatgatagaacatggaatttagTCCCAACActcagcacctagtacacctcagtagaatggtgtatcagaaaggagaaatagaaccttattagatatggttcgttttatgatgagctatgctcaatttccTAACTCGTTTTGGAGATTTGCAGTAGGGACCTACAGTTCACATCTTGAAAAGTGTTCCCttgaagagtgtttctgaaacacctttcgagttatggaaGGGGCATAAATAAAGTTTATGTTACTTTAGAATTCGGGGTTGTCATGCACATAtgttagtgacaaatcctaagaagttggaacctctttcaagattatgccaatttgttggttacctgAAGGAAACTAGAGGCGGCCTATTCTATGACTCTcgagaaaataaggtgtttgtatcgacaaacgctacatttTTGGAGGAAGAGCATataagagatcataaaccacaaagAAAAATAGTACTAAGTTAAActactgaagaatcaacaagggttgttgatgcagCTAGTCCTTCATCAAGAATTAATGAAGAAACCAGCATTTCAGGTCAatctcgtccttctcaatcattgagagtgcctcgacgcaGTGGAAGGATTGTGATACAACCTGACTGTTACttaggtttaactgaaactcaggttgtcataccaaatgatggtgttgaggatccattttcctataaacaagcaatgTGTGATGTAGACAAgaaccaatgggtcaaagccatggacctgaAAATAGAGCctatgtactccaattcagtatgagatcttgtagatccacctaAAGGGGTAAAAACTATAGGgtgcaagtggatctataaaagaaaaagagatgtagctggaaaggtacagaccttcaagctaaacttgtagcaaagggttatatctaGAGGGAAGAGGTTGACTATGTggaaactttttctcctattgctatgcttaagtctataagaattctcttatccatagccatatattatgactatgagatatggaaaatctATGTCAAGACTgattttctgaatggcaatcttgaagagaatatcttttATGTCTTAGCCCAAGGTGTTCATAGTTCgaggtcaggagcaaaaagtttgcaaattgAATTGATCTATTTATCGGTTGAAATAAGCATCAAGATCTTGAAACAATAGATTTGATACAACaataaaattttttagttttgatcaaaacattgatgaaccttgtatctattaaaaaattatcaatgataaagtagcttttctagtacttAATGTATTTCGTATGCCTCAGCTGTGGGCaatttaatgtatgttatgcttaCACTAGGCCAAAtatttgttatgcagtgggaGTAATTAGTCCAATCCAGGGTTTAACCATTAGACTttggttaagaatatcctcaggTATCTTAGAAAAATGAGGAACTAAGCTGGTGTATGGAGCAAAAGATTTGATCATTACAGGATACACCGACTCTAATTTCCAAGCtaacaaggattctaggaaatctatgTCAGGATCAACGTTTACCCTAAATGGGGGAGCTTGTATTATAGATTCCACTATGGaaactgagtatgtagctgcttgtgaagtagTAAAGGAAGTagtttggctaaggaagttcttaagcgatttggaagtggttctaaATATGGACTTGCCCGTCACcttatattgtgacaatagtggggcagtagccattgctgatctatttacgaaggctctctctCGACTAAAGTATTTGAAGGACATCTAGGGAGTCTAGGTCTAtgagacatgtacattgtataatctagggcaagtgggagatgtgcaatgggtatatggatgccctagtttattgtatttagggttattaagacaaaaatagacaaacaacacaaacaatatcatttattgaattaacatttataactctttattgatgacgatcaATAAATAAcgtttactatctatgagttttaaggcataaaacccaacaaaattgGCAGACGATACGACAACTAAACCCAACCGGCCAAACCTTAAgacttcttctccttcttcgtcTACCTCTATAGAGTGTAGTCACACGACTCTTCCTTCCCTAGCAAGTCATGCGGCTCCTCCATCCTTTGTTGTTCCTTCACGCGAATCCTCCTCTCCTTCTTCAGTAAGCTTTTTGTTCCTTTACGcgacttttcttttctttctttctttctttctttttttttttttgaagtttttcCATCTTTCAAACTTAAagcttcgtttttttttttactttcttcatatttttcaattttgctaAGAAGTTCAAGTATTGGTTTATCATTCTTTGCATTTTTTAAAAGCTCCAAGctttttaagtttaaagattcgtttttcataagtttttcatatatttttcacTTTTGTTTTAAAGTTCAAGTTTTTTATTTATCCTTATTTGCATTTTCTAAAAGCTCTAtactttttaagtttaaagaattaaattttcaaaagttcttaatatatttttcagttttgtGTTGAACGTCAAGTTTTGATTATCCTTCTTtgcaatttttaaaagttccaaactttttaagtttaaagtATCGATtttttataagttatttatatattttttagttttgttttgaaatttaagttttGATTTATCCTTCTTTGCATTTTTTAAATGTtctaaactatttaaatttaaagatttgattcttttataagtttttcgtatattttcagtttttttaGTTCAAGTTATGGTTTGTCTTCCTTTGCATTTTCAAAAGTTCCaaactttttaagtttaaagattCTTTCTCTTTTTACAAAGATCTTcacatatttttagtttttcgtTGTTTTGAAGTTCAAGTTTTGATTTATCATTATCATTCTTTACACTTTCAAAAGTTCAAAACTTAAAGCTTTTTATAAGTTCtggtttttaagttttgatttGCTTTGAAGTAAAAGTTTATATTATGATTTATTTATACGATAAAtatggaagaggaaaaagaaaaagttatcaATACAACGAAGAAGATAGATGAGGCTACCGTTAAGGTCGATGAACATGAAGAAGTCATTAAGAAACCGACAAAAAGACACAAGAACTTAAAAAAGTCCATAGTTTGAGAACATTTTGAACGGTTGAAAGGCAATTCTAATAACCCTTATATTGGTTGTAAATATTGTGGAGCTACTTATGCATGTCATTCAAGGCGTAATAGTACTGAGACAATGAAAAATCACTTAGATAATTGTAAAAAACACCCTTACCAAAGAATGAGAGATccaactcaaaagaatttagctttcaaaacaaaagaagaaagtgTTGGGGATGGTCCTTCACAACTTATATGCGAGGAATTTAATTTACAAAGTTGTCGTGAAGCTTTGGCTAAATTGCTAGTTCTAGAGGAATTGCCTTTCAAGTTTGTTGAAAGTAAGAGTTTTAAGAAATTTGTTAGTACATTAACATGTTCCCAAGATTCTAGGTTTGTTGTTTCATCACAATTTACATGGTTAGGGATATTCTGAAGATGTATGttaatcaaaaataaaaattgaaggaCATGTTTgctaaaatgaaatataaagtTTGCCTCACTACTGATTGTTGGACTTCAAGATAGAATGTAAATTATATGGTTGATTGCgcattttgttcattttgacTGGAAATTACATAAAAGAATTCTTAGTTTCAGTGCTATTGACAACTATAGAGGGGATACCATCGGGAGGaatattgaaaagattttgaaagATTGAGACATTGAGAAGGTCATGACTTTAACAGTTGATAATGCTAGTACAAAT contains:
- the LOC120091753 gene encoding WAT1-related protein At5g40240-like, which gives rise to MERSLFYKDVVPFAAMIAAECATVGSNTGFKAATARGISYYVFTLYVCIIAATTLVPFAIIFHKSPELPPNKISFFFKIVCLSALGLSCQLLGNKGLEYSSPTLSSAISNLIPAFTFIMAVFFRMEKIDMKRSSSIVKIVGSAVSISGALVVVLYKGPIVISNPYSHGPKELGLYQNPPLGSSHPQPNWIMGGLCFVFQYLSNSFWYILQTQIIKIYPDEVSVVAVYYVIQAVLTAPICLIAETEISGWKLTNPISFLLILNSGLMGQSFVAAIHTWGLNLKGPVYVSSFRPLSIAIAAAMGAILLGDDLHLGSIIGAIIISIGFYGILWGKAKEEEWKELEGVCGLESSSKAPLLQYYRVEDA